The Theobroma cacao cultivar B97-61/B2 chromosome 2, Criollo_cocoa_genome_V2, whole genome shotgun sequence genome includes the window TACTTCACGCAGAATAAGTAAAACAAGTGAAGTGCTACTTCACGTAAAATAAGTAGAACAAGTGAAGCGCTACTTCACGCAAAACAACTAGAACAAGTGAAGTGCTACTTAACGCAGAATAACTAGAATAAATAGAACACTACTTCATATGGAATAATTAATGCAAGTATAACAACTACTTCGAATAGAATAACCACTTCACTTGGATGACAGTGAAAGCAACTCGGAATAAGTGGCAGGTTCATGGGTTACTTTCATCTTGGGATGTTCTAGAAAGTTTGGCTTGGTGGCTCAGATATGGAGGTAGTTAAGAGGTCTTCCTCTTAACCCTTTCTTGAAGTACAagtgtgtcacgacccaaatttttgagccatgaccgatgcaagggcccaataaacgtagtttattaagcccaagcaagcctatcgatttatcctacttatcattccatcaaatatcgctaagtcatatttcatacttttgaatcaaaatagtgatatacattgccaactcgtactggcattatttcttataatttacatacaatgtctacaacatgtattctaataatttacattaagtttgtttatacaaaataaaacaacactcgacttccagcggagggactcggatgaatgtacagctactgaatgccgagacacctaccaaaagatggacacaggtctacaaggacacaTCGTCCTAGTTATcagctgcctcgtgatctgaaaacatgaatttgaaaacggtgagtataaacccagtgagtgaacaaggaagggaacaagtataccataaggaatctttaatgaaatcatgatgcattctttttcaaaacaatgcaatttgtttttattcttattaaaaacccctcatcaagcatttaaatgattaatcatttgaaaatcattaacccatacataacgaaccatttgaagaataaaagcttcaatattacacaagtaagtcaaatacgacaacgaatcttcgctgcagcagaaaggcattctcgctgcagctacgctacagcgagaatgaatttttgttgcagcgacgttgggatttagttattaaccgaaCGAGGCTTTCTCAACTGGCTGaggatttctcactaaacctcctcattttaaacttaactcatttaatccttaatgttgaaagtccatgctctgatatggtagcaaagaagtgaaagataggacaacaattgaacaagataggagaccaaaacagaaagttttttgctgcagcgagattgagcgaaattgtaacccagaaacaaaatgtttctcgctgcaatgaaatttaatctcgctacagcaaattgcaacccagaaacagaaagtttctcattgcagcgaaaATTGTTACccagaaacaaaaagtttctcgctgcagcgagaagctacggtgtcattctcgctgcagcgaaaatgcatcctcgctgcagcgagttttcgaccagcctaccctttcaaaactcgaaagtttctcgctgcagcgagaatgattctggctgcagcgaaatacaggccatcaaatgaaaatttccctttctcccaaagaaaaccaccctgcttgaaatgttcaaaaccaatatgaaacacataacaatttctcaaggtttaacatgtcaagtttcacatgcattacaaccataaaccattatccatcaatttcctataacacacatatttacatatgtatatatataNNNNNNNNNNNNNNNNNNNNNNNNNNatatcataacataaatcatttctcaaaagcttgttcccaaggcattcattttcatgaaaaatcatataaaatcattcaaacgtttgtcaaatacattatattcccaaaataagttttgaaggcagtccactcaccaattgattgtaaagcctttagatgactccaattctcctaattgtccaaatgagatgatggggcttccttaaaacctaggatcacattaacataaataatagatcaatttacacactatgaactctaaaagctatctcttagctagttttcaattgccacattaaatggctatctatgttcactatcttaatcactaaaaagtaatgaacgtagtcaacaataaaacagctcataaatcccaattactagacATTTTCTACAGTTAAAAATCGAGCTTAGTTTATCACTTACCCTAAGGGTCCTttatagtcaaattctcttccaattgcttccaaatcaatagagtaattctctctttctctctctagaacgctcaactagtgagagaaagtctggaaataagctttatcaagggttttgaagtgagaggatgaaagaattcaaaggttctagtcaaaagggttcaaaggtgtgaaaactagagctagagagagaaaatcattcaagcttcaaatcaagcttccatggagttttgaagaaacgtgagagaggagaagaagaagaagaccagctgctAGAAAATCTctagaagctgctggaaattcaaggtatttataggcaatcttatcatttcccttaaaattacaaaaatgcccctccaccaatttacttattctcctccaatcttttatgtaatctttttgctcttttaacactgagacaagatccataatggtctagacatgttcgggttcataaaaacttaaaattttaactcgaggtgaaaaatgaccattttgcccctattatgaaaattgttgaaacttctagttttcttcgtgttttcatcagcacacatcatttatgcagttTTATACCcatttaagccttaaaatatcataaaactttcttctggaagcttattagagaaaatgacgaaaccacccctagctcgtattattacatctatacttagttacaagcctatagaggttgaggtctcacaaagTGTTTCACCCTTTTACCTTGTTCTCGTATACTGATTCATGTACAACTTACTCTCTTGTACCTATTCTCGTACAACTTCttctcttgtacctattcTTGTACACCTCTTTTCTATTACCTTTACTCGAGAACAAGTCTTACTACATCCAATTACAGTAACGGTTACTTACATTAATATTCTTcataataatgtcattcattaGGCACATTAAAGCCTATTCTTATGTAACCGTCACTTTTAGCACTATATATAGAGCCTCACAATTCATTTGGAAGGACTCTTCTCTCCCCCTCCAAGCTAACACATTCTCAACTTGAgagcttctctctctaaattcttTCTCTAATTATCTTGTACTCTCTAAGTCTCTTTAAGTCTCTTCTTATTGTCTTCCACCTGCCACAACACTTAGTACTTCAGGAACTGCTTCAATCTTCCTCTCTGCTGCCTCTGGCACatctttttacttgtttgcaacaCTTCTTCTCACTATCACAAGAACCCCCTTTACAATATGTTACAGTGGAAACTCAGCTTGATACTGATGTTCAACTTGAACAAGCTCAtatgtttgtttatttttttatttttcttccccTATTGTTGTCTCAGAAAAATGGAGTAGGCAAACATACGAAGCTTTTATGTTAAAATCTATTATAGTTAAAcctctataaattaatactcaataaattaataacctgaattaaataatatttttggtCGGTCCCAACTTGGGACCAACATGGTAGATTAATAATTTGCTAAAATTataatacatttttaaaaaaaaaaacataagtcccacttatatataaattaataatctctttatatataaaaattatatatatatatatatatacatgactCAATTAAGAGGTCTTTATAAAATATGATTCTAATACTACTTGTTTCTTCTTAAAATTGATGTCTCTTTGAACTTCatctttaactttttttagtGCATTAAGAAGCTCTGATGTAGAGTTCTTGTATtgcaagagaaaattatgtaaTGTAATTGTTATTTTAAGTGCATCTTTGCAAAAGATAGGCTCAAATACAGAACTATCGTCTTCAACTTCATCTTCTTTGTTATTTCTCATGACGTTTTCAATAATTTGCTTGTCacgaataataataatttgtagTTTGGTAATTAGGAAATATTCGTATAATCACAATACACAATACATGTATTGAATtcaatgttttgaaaaaaaattaaaaatacctcagtgaattattattttattaattaatgtataaattaatattttttttaattgagaaaTGGAGATTCGAACCCTGCTCATACACCAGCcaataaatcaaatgctcGGATGCATGTAtagattaataaattattaattgattgattAAACAATATCTCGATTAATTAATAACTGTTCATGGTTCTGAAGGTATTAATTTAGAAAAGTTTTACTGTAAATTGAGGTTTATTACAgtattcaacaaaacaaatggAGTGATGTTCTTTTACAGATCTgttattgataattttatgtttaagaAGTTGTAAAGTTCATTTTCTGGAAAGATTTCTTCTTTATTGCTGAAGTTTGATAAATCTGTTGTCATTGGGTACCGCTAATTACGACTGATTCAGAGCATTACATGTTAACAGCATATGTATTTCATTTCCATAACTACTTTATTTTTACTCTCTATATATGATTGACTcatgtttattttgttcttacaatCCTGTTccttcttttatattttaccAAATATTATTATCTCATTTCACTTTAATATCATAGCTTATCTACTCATTACGATACCAagttttgatttctttttacCCCTATAAAGGATCCTCCAAAACAATCCAATCATCGAAGAATAGCCTCACTGAAGACTCTTCGGCCACCCCTTAATCGCAAGAAATTCTGCAACTTTACTCGCAACCATGCCCAACACTaccttatattttttgttgacAGGCAACATTGTTATAATGTTTAACTTTTGTGTCTATACAAAGATCTGCAAAAACACACCAATCACATCATGATCTTTATTTTGTTCATGCACACTAACTTTTTGTTAACCGGATGGATGGCAATGaatgtataaaattaaaaacatcgtctcatattttttattcacaaACAGTGTGATAAATTCAACATTAAAATGttaacttttatatataaataaagatatgCAAGAACACAACAGTAGATCATGATCTTAACTTTGTTTGCAAGCGTTAACTTTTCCTTAAGCTAGTAGCAATGAAAGCAAGCATTATAAACCGGACAGCATATCATCatctaaattttattcatgaaCATTcactttttcatatatatatatacatgtgcaAACGAATGCAAACAATTACAAAAAACTATAACAAACTCTTCCTCATAGTAATCAAAACTGTAACAACACTTTTGTATTTATGTTTTGTCATCCACACGCCTTCTGAAGTGTTTTATTGAACCGAACACATCGCACTAGACCAATTCTCGTATTCACGTAATAAGGGCCAGTCTTATGTGGGTCCTAATTAAAGAACTCGTTCGGACTTTTAACATTCCGAAAGAGGCCCAACCAAACCTTCATTTTGTGGATATAACTGAACACCCGATTTCGCAATTTAAACGAATTCtgccaaaattgaaaatcctACAACACAGTAACAACATCCAGAAGATGAACATGCAGTATTAAACTGGGGAATTCTGGACCTTGTATAAGTATTGAACTGAATTGTAAAAGCAAGAACTAGTATTCCCAAAAACATGAACAGCTTCTTGGCCGCAAATATAAATGCACATTTTTCAATAATGTAGTCACCCTTGAAATCATCATGACATTGTAAGATACTCCACATATTGGATATTGTGTTGTTATGTCAACAGTGTGCTGGAATTTCTCAAGACTCAATCATCTGCTGAGCCAGATGTGTGATGGGCGTAATTTGCCCACACATCCTCCCATGTTCTCTGTCCATCAGTTACAGACTTAACAACAGATGCTGCCTCTTCTACATCAACACGGACTTGAAGCTTGCTGTCTCTCTCCCGGATTGTCACATCTTTTGTTGAATCAACAGTTATGGCAAATGGTACACCAAGTTCATCTGTTCTTGCATACCGTTTTCCTATTGAGGTACCTGCAAATATCGTAAGGGAAATAGGGATGAGTTGAAGTTCATCAACAACTGAAAGGGTGGATATGCCTGGCTCTACAATTATAGAACCAATAATGTTTATAGTTGCATACTTAAGTTGAAGTCCAATATGTCAATAAGGACTTCATTTTTCAGTTTACTTCCTGAAACTTTTTAAGCAGAGCTTTCTGAACAAGCaaagagaattttaaaattcacaGAGATGCATAGAAATGAATCAAGTGTTTTAAGTTTATGTACATCCATATGCAGGACCATGCAAGTGTGGGAAGAAGATGATTAAAGAGTTATCATTCATCTTAGTCGCATACCTGTGATATCTATCTTATGCGAGATTCCAGCAGCTGTCAATGACTTTGAAATGACTTTGGCAACATCCTCATATTGTTGATTTTGAACAAGTGGAAATACAGTACATTTGATAGGTGCCACAAGAGGAGGAAACCGAAACACATTCAACTGCTCATCCCCAGCTTTACTTGGCCTCGTGTAGAAAGAGTGCTCAAAAAGGCAATAAATTATCCGTCCAATTCCAAAGGATGGTTCAATCACAGATGGCGTAAAAACTCTCTGGTGTTCTTTCTTTATCTCCTTTGAAATAGAGACCATGTTCTTTTTAATGGGCACATTTTTCCCAAGAGTGCAGACATAGAATTCCACCTCCCCTTTGGATTCCAAAGCAGCCTTCATTTCCAAAGcctctttttcattcattgcctaacaaaaaaagaaattcacGCATTAAAGTGATATGGGCAACACATGgcattaaatatttaagagTTTTCATCATTTACCTCTAAAGCTTCAACCACCTTCTTTTGGTTCCCCTTGAATGCAAGGCCGAGTTCTTTCTTCACAGGAGCTATAACCAGTTTCTGAAAATATGAACCATGAGAATTACTTTTAACCTCAAGCAGCATCACTTTAAGGATCTTTTGTTGCATTATAAGTCATGTGATCTCAAAATTAGTATATGATAAAGATGGGGGGTTATTAGCAATAAAGTAGTACCTCCACTTCTCTAGGTTCTAAAAATTTCTCAGCAGCCACCAGTGGGACACCACTTTTCTCCTGTCATACAAAACAAATCCATGCTACATGAGGATTCAGTATACTACTACTTTTCGGTAGAAAGGACGATATagttttaatctttttcttcctatTTATCTAGCTTTTGATAGCATGGCTATTATTAGATTAGTCATTAACATAGCTAAGATCATAACCGTTGGATGAATAAGCACCAAATTTGTTATGATAAAATTACAGTCATAACCCCTCTTTTGTTGCACATAGTATAGTCTCTTGACCAGAAGCTCCTATATATAATTAAGCTGACAGCTTACCTCATGAGTCATAAATTCTGCTAGTAAGTTactttaaaataattgccttaacaataaaaagaaagatcgAATGATGATATAACCAAGATCTTACTGAATGAGCACGCAAGTCATAAGCAGACCTATCTGCAATACCAACACATTCAATCCAACCATATGAACACTCAATCTCAGCATCCCAACAGTCTGCAGCATAATGTGCCATTTCATTTGCAAGATGCTGCCGGAACCGTAAACGGTCTTTGTCTATACCAAGGCAAGTTAGGAAGAGATAAACTCTACCAATAAAGTAGCCAAGGGTTTCATTGTTGACAATTCCCTAAATGACAATGAAGGACAGCACCATCACAAAGAGTAGGAAGAGAGATGTAGAAAGCAAAGAGAAATAGTCAAGCTTAAACCAACCTTTGAAACTGCATCACCAAGACGTGTTCTCTTTGCAGATTGCCCAGACATTTGCTCTTCCCTTGTGAACATCAGAAACTCCAAGTTCACAACTTCAGAGTATTTTGGATGAGATTTGTCTTCAGGATCGACAAAGTGCTCAATCTCTGCTAGAGTAAATTCTCGAACCCTCAGAAGCCCTTGGCGTGGGGATATCTGTACATACAGAAATTATATCATCGAATTTGAAATCTATCCCATGTTACATGATTTAATGTGCATTCATCAGGACAATCATCTCAACAGCCAAGAAATAAACCAAAAAGCACCAGTGTATAGCAGAGATGAGGCAACTTTATTTAGGCTCCCTATAGTTAATGCTTTTGctatttgcttttttttttttgcaaaaaatgAATAGAAAGCAAAGtgcaaaaaataataaaaaaatagaaaagaaaagcaaatagCTAAAGCGCCAATTATACAGAGCCTCAGAAAATTATCCCAGCTTCACACTGGCAGCAATTTCcagaaaacagagaaaaaaatCCATCCAACAAGGGCACAAATTGACATCTTCTTCAGATTCAAAGACAGATTTTCAAGACCTCATTTCGGAAAGCCTGACCGATTTGGGCTGCAGCAAAGGGAAGCTTGTTCCCATTGTAATAGTACAAGTCTTTAAAATTCACAAATATTCCTTGTGCTGTTTCAGGACGCATATACCTGCAgtaaacaaaatgaaacaTAATTCTTTAGGTACTTACAGAGGCTAGAAACAATGCTACATTTATGTTGAGCACttgcaagaaaaagaaatcattaaGTCAGCAAATCCCTGCACCagtaaaataagtaaaatatatattttcacatTCAAACCCAAATATTTCACAAACAACATCCCAAAAATGACTAGAGTAAAAACACTGACCCAGGGCTCAAACCAGATGGACCAATTGATGTTTGGAACATTAAGTTGAATGGAAAAGGATCCGAGAGCGGATTTTTTGTGTCTGGAGCAGTAATACCATACTCCTTGATCTTTGCACCTAGCTCTTCAGCTGACAGGTCATCCAAAGTAGCAAGGACATGTTTAAGCTCAGCAGCCTTCTCTGCACTAATGCTGAGGTCTTTCTGAAGCTTCTCGTTGCAGAAATCCTTAAGCAAGTGATCAGCCCGATAGCAGGTCCCAGTTTTTTCATCCTTAACCATAAGGTCAGTAAATTTATCCACATGACCAGATGCCTTTAGGACAACCTCTGGTGTCACACAGGGGCAGTCAACCTCCAACATGTTCTCCTCAAGGACAAAGTGCTGAAAAAGTGGTAATACAAACAAGCTAAATTAGAATTGTTTGGACTATCCTATGATCTTACATCAATGCAACAATGCAAGTATGAACCATCACAATGTCTTTAATTTGCTTTGGACTAGTCATTTGACCTGAACAAAGTACGTCAATATCTAAAATATTCAGCTTTTATTCTAATTGGGGCTCTGTTGCTCTAATGGCATTTTGCTTCCTCATATTTTCtactataaaataaaaaggcaAATAATACTATAATAAGTAAAACTTTTCATTCTTTGCCCACTCAATCTCCTCACGTCccaaaatatacaaatttGAAGCTTCAAAATTCTGCTCAAATGCACTGCTTAAACCAGCTAGTTCTCCTCATCCCTAGTCAAGTTTACATACTACATTTCTCCCATCTTCCAATTTGCCGAAAACTTAATTAAGCACGTCAGTCCATTTAAGTGGACCATTACTGAAAGTACTAAACAGTTGAAACTAAAACAGCTCCGATTCAAACCAGTGTCAATTTGCATCACCCACTCAGCAAACATCCGCGTTTGTCTTAATTCTTCACAATTGCTGTCAGAATAAATAAACATCTCTATAACTGCTAGAGCTAAAAGCATACCTGACGCCAGAAAGCAAGAACGTTAGATTTAACGGCGCAACCGGGCGGTCCATAGTCATAAAGCCCAGCAACACCCCGATAAATCTTGAAAGACGGGATGTAAAACAAACGCCGTTCTAAAGTATTCACAGCGGCTTGACGGAAAGCTTCCCTGCTAAGGGAGGCATCCCCATCGTTACCACTAACAGCAGCCTGCAGCTGCTTCTCTATCGACGATTTCTCCAACTTCAAGCTGTTCAAGGCTTCGATTGCAGCGTCGATTTCAGGCTTAGAGGCCTTGGCGGCTTTCAGAGCTCTCACCGCGTTGCCCTGCGCTTCAACAGCCGATTGCTTCTCGGCTAGTGCTCTGCGGAGCGATTCCTCGGCTGTGGCCATTGGTGGTTGCCAATTAAAAAAGGTGGTTAGGGTTGATCGCTGGGATTTGCTGGAGAGGGCGTGTAAGTGGCGTAATGTTAATCGGGAGGAGGAATTGAGACCAAAGGAAACAGATGAGGAAATGAGAGCGAAGAGAAAGCGCATGCGAACCGGGCAACAGTTATAATAGTACGTGTAAGCCAAAAAGCCCTAGGGTTTTAAAAGGGTGTTGATTTTATAGTGCGGATTGTTTGGATAGTAATTTAATAGGAGCCACTTACACGATTTGGTAACTCTATGCCGGGTGTAGCTTAGTAAAACTAGTTATGGTGGaatcctaaaaaaaaattcacctactaattttttattggtcTAAATACTTGAAAGGTCTTGTAATCATGcaatttgttcaatttaattcatatactctaatttaaaacaatttaatctctcaattttaaaaattattttaatttaattcttctCTTAATAGcatccaatttaattcttaaataaaaagatgTTAGGACATGAGGTGGTTGACATGATGGTGTGGCACAACCACATCCCCGTAACATGTTGACATGGTAGTATCACATCATCCTTTAAGTTCGGATTGTTGACATGGCACTACCACGTCAACATGTCAAAATAACATGACGAT containing:
- the LOC18608830 gene encoding glycine--tRNA ligase, mitochondrial 1; translated protein: MRFLFALISSSVSFGLNSSSRLTLRHLHALSSKSQRSTLTTFFNWQPPMATAEESLRRALAEKQSAVEAQGNAVRALKAAKASKPEIDAAIEALNSLKLEKSSIEKQLQAAVSGNDGDASLSREAFRQAAVNTLERRLFYIPSFKIYRGVAGLYDYGPPGCAVKSNVLAFWRQHFVLEENMLEVDCPCVTPEVVLKASGHVDKFTDLMVKDEKTGTCYRADHLLKDFCNEKLQKDLSISAEKAAELKHVLATLDDLSAEELGAKIKEYGITAPDTKNPLSDPFPFNLMFQTSIGPSGLSPGYMRPETAQGIFVNFKDLYYYNGNKLPFAAAQIGQAFRNEISPRQGLLRVREFTLAEIEHFVDPEDKSHPKYSEVVNLEFLMFTREEQMSGQSAKRTRLGDAVSKGIVNNETLGYFIGRVYLFLTCLGIDKDRLRFRQHLANEMAHYAADCWDAEIECSYGWIECVGIADRSAYDLRAHSEKSGVPLVAAEKFLEPREVEKLVIAPVKKELGLAFKGNQKKVVEALEAMNEKEALEMKAALESKGEVEFYVCTLGKNVPIKKNMVSISKEIKKEHQRVFTPSVIEPSFGIGRIIYCLFEHSFYTRPSKAGDEQLNVFRFPPLVAPIKCTVFPLVQNQQYEDVAKVISKSLTAAGISHKIDITGTSIGKRYARTDELGVPFAITVDSTKDVTIRERDSKLQVRVDVEEAASVVKSVTDGQRTWEDVWANYAHHTSGSADD